The following proteins are encoded in a genomic region of Alistipes shahii WAL 8301:
- a CDS encoding META domain-containing protein, which produces MKILLKIAIVAVAAAFMAGCCNCRSYQKKTRRPLAGTEWQLIQLGGKAVKPEEGKFTVTLLAEGNRLTGVGACNRLTGAYKTDGKRTLKIGPLAATMMACPGMDEEDAFTKMLESVTHYDMDGPMLLLLSDGELRAVFQARP; this is translated from the coding sequence ATGAAGATTTTACTGAAAATTGCGATAGTCGCTGTCGCTGCGGCCTTTATGGCCGGATGCTGCAACTGCCGCTCCTACCAGAAAAAGACCCGCCGCCCGCTGGCGGGCACCGAGTGGCAGCTGATCCAGCTCGGCGGCAAGGCGGTCAAACCCGAGGAGGGCAAATTCACCGTCACGCTGCTCGCCGAAGGCAACCGCCTGACGGGCGTCGGGGCCTGCAACCGCCTGACGGGCGCCTACAAGACCGACGGGAAACGCACGCTGAAGATCGGGCCTCTGGCCGCGACGATGATGGCCTGCCCGGGCATGGACGAGGAGGACGCCTTCACCAAAATGCTCGAATCGGTGACCCATTACGACATGGACGGCCCGATGCTGCTGCTGTTGAGCGACGGCGAACTGCGCGCCGTGTTCCAGGCCAGGCCATGA
- a CDS encoding RidA family protein: MKTIIASPHAPKAVGPYSQAVEAGGALYVSGQLPIDAASGKMDEGIEAQTRRSLTNLGHILREAGYDYSDVVKTTVLLQSIGDFAAMNAVYAEFFTSEMPARMCYQVAALPMGALVEIDAVAVK; encoded by the coding sequence ATGAAAACCATCATCGCTTCTCCCCATGCGCCCAAGGCCGTGGGTCCCTATTCGCAGGCCGTCGAGGCCGGCGGCGCGCTCTATGTTTCGGGACAGCTCCCGATCGACGCCGCGTCCGGAAAGATGGACGAAGGCATCGAGGCCCAGACGCGCCGGTCGCTCACGAACCTCGGCCATATTCTGCGCGAAGCCGGATACGATTATTCCGACGTGGTGAAAACCACGGTCCTGTTGCAGTCGATCGGCGATTTCGCCGCCATGAATGCCGTCTATGCGGAGTTCTTTACCTCGGAGATGCCGGCGCGCATGTGCTACCAGGTCGCGGCGCTGCCGATGGGCGCGCTGGTCGAAATCGACGCCGTGGCGGTGAAATAA
- a CDS encoding adenosylcobalamin-dependent ribonucleoside-diphosphate reductase: MSKATKADTPQKVNYNDAVAESKKYFDGDDLAATVWVSKYALKDSFGNIYEKSPREMHERIASEIERIEQKYPNPLPKEEVFALLDHFRYVIPQGGPMTGIGNNFQVASLSNCFVIGHKNPADSYGGIFRMDEEQVQLMKRRGGVGHDLSHIRPTGSPVLNSALTSTGIVPFMERYSNSTREVAQDGRRGALMLSLSIKHPDAERFIDAKVDTGKVTGANVSIKIDDDFMRAALAGKKYHQQFPIKSDNPKYEQDIDARKLWEKIIHNAWKSAEPGVLFWDTIIRESIPDCYADEGFVTVSTNPCGEIPLCPYDSCRLLAMNLLSYVDNPFKADAKFNFDKFRDHVYKAMHMMDDIIDLELEKVEQIIGKIAADPEDLDVRRVELELWKKIREMARKGRRTGLGITAEGDMLAALGLRYGTQEAIDFAVEVQKCLALAAYGASVKMAAERGAFPVYDAAKEVNNPMIARIREADPALYEEMTKVGRRNIAMLTIAPTGTTSLMSQTTSGIEPVFRTVYKRRRKINPSDVDTHVDYEDETGEKFQEYNVYHHNFVKWLEASGYDTSKLATISDAELNEWVAASPYHGATANDIDWVAKVKMQGAIQKWVDHSISVTVNLPNNVSEALVADVYRTAWECGCKGVTVYRDGCRDGVLLEKNSKSRKKCEEHPGEVQKRPKSIPADIVRFKNGTEDWIAFVGLQGGRPYEVFTGKIEEDAMFIPPKIKKGFIIKVREADGTKRYDFQYTDRYGYTNTIGGISRLFNEEFWNYAKLISGVLRHGMPIEKTVSLIESLHLDSESINTWKTGVCRALKQYIVDGTKSKGKCPSCGQENMAYQNGCLTCMSCGYSKCG, encoded by the coding sequence ATGTCAAAAGCCACCAAAGCCGACACGCCGCAGAAGGTCAATTACAACGATGCGGTTGCCGAGTCGAAGAAGTATTTCGACGGGGACGACCTCGCCGCCACGGTGTGGGTCAGCAAGTACGCCCTCAAGGACTCTTTCGGAAACATCTACGAGAAATCGCCGCGCGAGATGCACGAGCGCATCGCTTCCGAAATCGAACGCATCGAGCAAAAATACCCGAATCCGCTCCCGAAGGAGGAGGTTTTCGCGTTGCTCGACCATTTCCGTTACGTCATTCCGCAGGGCGGCCCGATGACCGGCATCGGCAACAATTTCCAGGTGGCGTCGCTGTCGAACTGCTTCGTCATCGGCCATAAGAACCCCGCCGACTCCTACGGCGGCATCTTCCGCATGGACGAGGAGCAGGTCCAGCTGATGAAACGCCGCGGCGGCGTGGGCCACGACCTTTCGCACATCCGCCCCACGGGTAGCCCGGTGCTCAACTCGGCACTCACGTCGACGGGCATCGTGCCCTTCATGGAGCGTTACTCGAACTCGACGCGCGAGGTGGCGCAGGACGGGCGGCGCGGCGCGCTGATGCTGTCGCTGTCGATCAAGCATCCCGACGCCGAGCGGTTCATCGACGCCAAGGTCGACACGGGCAAGGTGACGGGCGCCAACGTCTCGATCAAGATCGACGACGATTTCATGCGTGCGGCTCTCGCCGGGAAGAAATACCACCAGCAGTTCCCGATCAAGTCGGACAACCCCAAATACGAGCAGGACATCGACGCCCGGAAGCTCTGGGAGAAGATCATCCACAACGCGTGGAAGTCTGCCGAACCGGGCGTGCTGTTCTGGGATACGATCATCCGCGAAAGCATTCCCGACTGCTATGCCGACGAGGGTTTCGTGACGGTTTCGACCAACCCCTGCGGCGAGATCCCGCTCTGCCCCTACGATTCGTGCCGCCTGCTGGCGATGAACCTGTTGAGCTATGTGGACAACCCGTTCAAGGCCGATGCGAAGTTCAATTTCGACAAGTTCAGGGACCACGTATACAAGGCGATGCACATGATGGACGACATCATCGACCTCGAACTGGAAAAGGTCGAACAGATCATCGGGAAGATCGCCGCCGACCCCGAAGACCTGGATGTGCGCCGCGTGGAGCTGGAGCTTTGGAAGAAGATCCGCGAAATGGCGCGGAAGGGCCGCCGTACGGGTCTGGGCATCACGGCCGAGGGCGACATGCTCGCCGCGCTGGGTCTGCGCTACGGCACGCAGGAGGCGATCGACTTCGCCGTCGAGGTGCAGAAGTGCCTCGCTCTGGCGGCTTACGGCGCTTCGGTGAAGATGGCCGCCGAGCGCGGCGCCTTCCCGGTTTACGACGCCGCGAAGGAGGTGAACAACCCGATGATCGCCCGTATCCGCGAGGCCGATCCGGCGCTCTACGAGGAGATGACGAAGGTGGGCCGCCGCAATATCGCCATGCTGACCATCGCGCCCACGGGAACCACGTCGCTCATGTCGCAGACCACTTCGGGCATCGAGCCGGTGTTCCGCACCGTCTACAAGCGCCGCCGCAAGATCAATCCTTCGGACGTGGACACCCACGTCGATTACGAGGACGAAACGGGCGAAAAGTTCCAGGAGTACAACGTTTACCATCATAATTTCGTCAAATGGCTGGAAGCCAGCGGATACGACACCTCGAAGCTGGCGACGATCTCCGACGCCGAACTGAACGAGTGGGTCGCCGCGTCGCCCTACCACGGCGCCACGGCCAACGACATCGACTGGGTGGCCAAGGTCAAGATGCAGGGCGCCATCCAGAAATGGGTGGACCATTCGATCTCGGTGACGGTGAACCTGCCGAACAACGTCTCGGAGGCGTTGGTGGCCGATGTTTACCGCACGGCTTGGGAGTGCGGCTGCAAGGGCGTCACGGTCTACCGCGACGGCTGCCGCGACGGCGTGCTGCTGGAGAAGAACTCCAAGAGCCGGAAGAAGTGCGAGGAGCATCCCGGCGAGGTGCAGAAGCGTCCCAAGTCGATTCCTGCCGACATCGTGCGGTTCAAGAACGGCACGGAGGACTGGATCGCCTTCGTGGGCTTGCAGGGCGGGCGTCCCTACGAGGTCTTCACGGGTAAGATCGAGGAGGACGCCATGTTCATTCCCCCGAAGATCAAGAAGGGCTTCATCATCAAGGTCCGCGAGGCGGACGGTACGAAACGCTATGATTTCCAGTACACCGACCGTTACGGTTATACGAACACCATCGGCGGCATTTCGCGTCTGTTCAACGAAGAGTTCTGGAACTACGCCAAGCTCATTTCGGGCGTGCTGCGTCACGGCATGCCGATCGAGAAGACCGTGTCGCTGATCGAGTCCCTGCATCTGGACAGCGAGTCGATCAACACGTGGAAGACCGGCGTGTGCCGTGCATTGAAACAGTATATCGTCGACGGCACGAAATCCAAGGGTAAATGCCCGAGCTGCGGACAGGAGAATATGGCCTATCAGAACGGCTGTCTGACCTGCATGTCGTGCGGCTATTCCAAGTGCGGCTGA
- a CDS encoding OmpA family protein — MRKIFLTFLLVAFASAAFAEGTPKKPSVAGFVSNGFWDNWEISAGFGTGTAFSNGGNSGSWGDRFGFEGNLSVTKWVHPVFGMRAQLQGGWFNNFDSQIGKMTWPYMFGHMDFMVNASNWIGGYRADRVWYAVPFAGFGYMASNFTDRSQRENASGSRQDFAFTAGLLSKFRLSPAFDFNIELKGLLAKSDICPAEMNGSYLAGLSATAGITYRFNQRGWERGVPGYTADDIRAFQNAVAAGNSALEAARSENADLANRLKAAEAEADAAKAAAAAAAAKAAAEAAAAQKVNTLSPTSIIFYDYSMSKLTPKEKTRLELMADLIKSGPKDRVYKIEGHADQQTGTAAGNKRVAENRAKSVYDFLVKCGVNPKQLTYEGKGNAANVYENNQKANRAVIIK; from the coding sequence ATGAGAAAGATTTTCTTGACTTTTTTGCTCGTGGCTTTCGCCTCTGCCGCATTTGCCGAAGGAACGCCGAAGAAGCCGAGCGTTGCCGGATTCGTGTCGAACGGATTCTGGGATAATTGGGAGATTTCGGCCGGTTTCGGAACCGGCACAGCCTTCTCCAACGGCGGTAACTCCGGCTCTTGGGGCGACCGTTTCGGTTTCGAGGGCAACCTGTCGGTGACGAAGTGGGTGCATCCGGTCTTCGGTATGCGCGCTCAATTGCAGGGCGGATGGTTCAACAATTTCGATTCCCAGATCGGCAAGATGACGTGGCCGTACATGTTCGGACACATGGATTTCATGGTTAACGCCTCGAACTGGATCGGCGGTTACCGTGCCGACCGTGTGTGGTATGCCGTGCCGTTCGCCGGTTTCGGTTACATGGCTTCGAACTTCACGGACCGTAGCCAGCGTGAGAATGCATCCGGTTCGCGTCAGGACTTCGCCTTCACGGCGGGTCTGCTCAGCAAGTTCCGCCTGTCGCCCGCATTCGATTTCAATATCGAACTCAAGGGGTTGCTCGCCAAGTCGGATATTTGCCCTGCGGAGATGAACGGTTCTTATCTGGCCGGACTTTCCGCTACGGCTGGTATCACCTACCGCTTCAACCAGCGTGGCTGGGAGCGCGGCGTTCCGGGCTATACGGCCGATGACATCCGTGCTTTCCAGAATGCAGTGGCTGCGGGCAATTCCGCCCTCGAAGCCGCCCGGTCGGAGAATGCGGATCTGGCCAACAGACTGAAGGCTGCCGAGGCCGAGGCCGACGCCGCTAAAGCCGCTGCCGCCGCTGCTGCTGCCAAAGCCGCCGCCGAGGCCGCTGCCGCACAGAAGGTGAACACCCTCAGCCCGACTTCGATCATTTTCTACGATTACAGCATGTCGAAGCTGACGCCGAAGGAGAAGACCCGCCTCGAACTGATGGCCGACCTGATCAAGAGCGGTCCGAAAGACCGGGTCTACAAGATCGAGGGCCACGCCGACCAGCAGACGGGTACGGCGGCAGGCAACAAGCGCGTTGCCGAGAACCGCGCCAAGAGCGTTTACGACTTCCTCGTAAAATGCGGCGTGAACCCCAAACAGCTGACCTACGAAGGCAAGGGCAACGCAGCCAATGTTTACGAGAACAACCAGAAGGCCAACCGCGCCGTGATCATCAAATAA
- a CDS encoding DUF721 domain-containing protein translates to MLMGDLLEEFFKRPYIAAKVAEGKLPDTWREIVGDRAADVTTELRLEKHILYVRIQSSVLRSELFYQREALKEEINRRSGVRLVNAVIIR, encoded by the coding sequence ATGCTGATGGGCGACCTGCTGGAGGAGTTTTTCAAACGCCCCTACATCGCCGCGAAAGTCGCCGAAGGCAAACTGCCGGACACATGGCGCGAGATTGTCGGCGACCGCGCCGCGGATGTCACCACCGAATTGCGGCTCGAAAAGCACATCCTGTACGTACGCATACAGTCGAGCGTCCTGCGCTCGGAACTTTTCTACCAGCGCGAGGCGCTCAAGGAGGAGATAAACCGCCGTTCGGGCGTACGGCTCGTCAACGCCGTCATCATCCGGTAA
- the recF gene encoding DNA replication/repair protein RecF (All proteins in this family for which functions are known are DNA-binding proteins that assist the filamentation of RecA onto DNA for the initiation of recombination or recombinational repair.) → MHLKKIALLNFKNISQEELALCPGINCLVGDNGAGKTNVVDAVYYLSMCKSSLPMTDGQSIRHGADFFLVEGTYASDAGKRETIVCSFSRKGGKVLKRNGKEYERLSDHVGLIPAVIVSPADSALISDAADERRRYLNAFISQLDRAYLGSVMRYNAVLAERNRLLKTRPDETMLQIYDMQLCEHGKAIHARRQEFAERLQPVTAAYYSILSGDREQVELHYKSELNDRPFEEILLDARQKDIVNEFTTAGIHRDDLVLKIGGYPLRKYGSQGQQKSFLIALKLAQYAVVAQTKGERPILLLDDLFDKLDAGRVEQLIRLVSDNTFGQILITDCNPTRLKRILDKAGGDYTLFSVAEGTVTQERAAAEDPAEGPAGNAAGNAANTPENAAGNATEDSAKGAEKERSVPESTDEQP, encoded by the coding sequence ATGCATCTGAAGAAAATAGCGCTGCTGAATTTCAAAAACATCTCCCAGGAGGAACTCGCGCTGTGCCCCGGCATCAACTGCCTGGTGGGCGACAACGGCGCGGGCAAAACCAACGTCGTGGACGCCGTTTACTACCTCTCGATGTGCAAGTCGTCGCTGCCGATGACCGACGGGCAGAGCATCCGCCACGGCGCCGACTTCTTCCTCGTCGAAGGGACCTATGCGAGCGATGCCGGCAAGCGGGAAACCATCGTGTGCAGCTTCTCGCGCAAGGGCGGCAAGGTGCTCAAGCGCAACGGCAAGGAGTACGAACGGCTTTCGGACCACGTGGGACTGATTCCCGCGGTGATCGTGTCGCCGGCCGACAGCGCGCTGATCTCGGACGCCGCCGACGAGCGCCGACGCTATCTCAACGCCTTCATTTCGCAGCTGGACCGCGCCTATCTCGGTTCGGTGATGCGTTACAACGCCGTGCTGGCCGAACGCAACCGCCTGCTGAAAACCCGGCCCGACGAAACCATGCTCCAAATCTACGACATGCAACTGTGCGAACACGGCAAGGCCATCCACGCCCGGCGGCAGGAGTTCGCCGAGCGGCTGCAACCCGTGACCGCGGCCTATTACAGCATCCTCTCGGGCGACCGGGAGCAGGTCGAACTGCACTACAAATCGGAGCTGAACGACCGTCCGTTCGAGGAGATACTGCTCGATGCGCGGCAGAAGGACATCGTCAACGAATTCACGACGGCAGGCATTCACCGCGACGACCTGGTGCTGAAAATCGGAGGTTATCCCCTGCGCAAATACGGGTCGCAGGGACAGCAGAAATCCTTCCTGATCGCCCTCAAACTGGCGCAGTACGCCGTCGTCGCCCAGACGAAGGGCGAACGCCCGATCCTGCTGTTGGACGACCTGTTCGACAAGCTCGACGCCGGGCGGGTCGAACAGTTGATCCGGCTGGTCTCGGACAACACCTTCGGGCAAATCCTGATCACCGACTGCAACCCGACACGCCTGAAACGGATTCTCGACAAGGCGGGCGGCGACTACACGCTCTTTTCAGTCGCCGAAGGCACCGTGACGCAGGAGCGGGCCGCGGCGGAAGATCCGGCGGAAGGCCCGGCCGGGAATGCAGCGGGAAATGCCGCAAACACCCCGGAGAACGCCGCAGGAAATGCAACGGAAGATTCCGCGAAAGGCGCGGAAAAAGAGCGATCCGTACCCGAATCAACCGACGAACAGCCATGA
- a CDS encoding tetratricopeptide repeat protein codes for MAKQNVAEQETLGEAMNKTELFFERNGRTMSYVFLGLLVLAALVFGYRSLILQPRATKAAEMIAEAQNRFEGENPDFETALLGDDNAAGFLDVIEKYGSTPSGNLAKHYAGICYLRTGDLENAAKYLAKFSQLKGIPGELINAQNYGLQGDIAVEQQDYARAVKFYEKAVKAADNNLTAPMYLRKAGLAEQAQGNEQKAAAFYEEILTSYPASMEARDAEKLLGSIK; via the coding sequence ATGGCAAAGCAGAACGTCGCCGAGCAGGAAACCCTCGGCGAAGCAATGAACAAAACGGAGTTGTTTTTCGAGAGGAACGGCCGGACGATGTCCTACGTTTTCCTCGGTCTGCTCGTCCTCGCAGCCCTCGTTTTCGGCTACCGCTCGCTGATCCTCCAGCCCCGCGCCACGAAGGCCGCCGAGATGATCGCCGAGGCGCAGAACCGTTTCGAAGGCGAGAACCCCGATTTCGAGACGGCGCTGCTGGGCGACGACAACGCGGCCGGTTTCCTCGACGTGATCGAGAAGTACGGCTCGACGCCTTCGGGCAACCTCGCCAAGCATTATGCGGGCATCTGCTACCTGCGTACGGGCGATCTGGAGAACGCCGCCAAATACCTGGCGAAGTTCTCGCAGCTGAAAGGTATCCCCGGGGAGCTGATCAACGCACAGAACTACGGTTTGCAGGGCGATATCGCCGTCGAGCAGCAGGACTACGCCAGGGCGGTGAAGTTCTACGAGAAGGCCGTGAAGGCCGCCGACAACAACCTGACGGCCCCGATGTACCTGCGCAAGGCAGGTCTTGCGGAGCAGGCGCAGGGCAATGAGCAGAAAGCCGCGGCTTTCTATGAAGAGATTTTGACTTCGTATCCCGCCTCGATGGAGGCCCGCGATGCGGAAAAGCTGCTCGGCAGCATCAAATAG